The nucleotide sequence GCGTCCGCCTGCTGGCGAAGAAGCACGCTGTCGACGGGCTCCCGCCCGGCGCCGTCGTGCGGCCTGGGAGCGGCGGGCGACGAAGGCGCGGCAGCGTGTGCGGTCGCGTCCTGGCGGGAGCTCTGCTGGATGGGCGGCGCGTCACCGGCTGGCGCGTCGCACGAACCGCCGCCGCAGGATGTCCGCGGCTGTTCTGCCGCGGTGCGCGGGCCCAGCAGCCAGGCCCCCGCCGCCACCGAAGCGACGAACACGATGGCGAGCGCCGTGCCGGTCTTCATCTGCGCGCCAGCGCGAGCTCGAGAAGCCGGTCGACCAGCTGCGGAGCGGGAAGTCCCGCTGCGGCCCACAGTCGGGGATACATGCTGATCGACGTGAACCCGGGAATCGTGTTGATCTCGTTCAGCAGCACCTGGCCCGTCTTCTTCTCGAGGAAGAAATCGATGCGAGCCATGCCGCGGCCGCCGATCAGCTCCCACGCAGCGAACGCGACCTCGTGCAGCCGCGAGAGCGCGTCGGACGGGATTTCGGTCGGAGCGCGCAGGCCGGCGCTGGTATCGACGTATTTGCTGTCGAAGTCGTAGATGCCGTCCGCCGGCAGGATTTCGCCGACCGGCGACAGTTCTCCAGGCTTGCTTCCGAGGATGCCGATCTCGATCTCGCGCGCTTCGCAGCCGCGCTCGACGAGCACGCGATCGTCGTGGCGACGGGCTTCGGCAAGCGCGGGCCCGAGCTCGGAAAGGTCGCGCACGCGCGAGACCCCGACCGAAGAGCCGAGATTGGCGGGCTTGACGTAACAGGGATAGCCGAACGCGCCCCGCACCTTGCGGTCGATGGCATCGCCGTCGCCGTCGCCGGCGGAGAAGAACTCGACCTGCGGGATGCCGGCGCCGGCGCAGAGCATTTTCATCGCCAGCTTGTCCATCGCGATCGCGCTCGCCGCCGGCCCGGCTCCGACGTACGGAACGCGGACGAGCTCGAGCAGGCCCTGCACGGTTCCGTCTTCTCCGTTGGGGCCGTGCAGGATCGGGAACACGACGTCGACGGGATCGGCGGCGGCGCCGAGGGCCGCTTCGTCGACCGACACGAGGCGCGTTGCAGCCCCCGTCCATACGAGCGCAACCGTCGCGGCGCCGGCGGCATCGAGCTCGAGGATCGCGCTGCGCGCTCTTTCGAGCTGCGCCTCGAAGCCGGCGCCTACGGTCCACAACCCCTGGCGAGTGATGCCGACGAGAGTGACGCGATGGCCAGCCTCGCGAAGCGCCGACAGCACCGTTGCGCCAGATCGCAGGGAGATCGGATGCTCGGCCGAGCGTCCTCCGACCAGCAGCAGAACGTGCAGAGCCTTCCGTGTCCCTCTCATCCCCTCACCGCCCTCAATGACCGGAAAAACCGAAGAAGTTCGGAATCACCCTGTTTAGCATGGGAACCGCGCCGGGTAACCCGAGCGGGTTGCGGCGGCGTTGGGCGAGGACGGCCGCTGCACGGTTGTAAGGTTTCATGGAGCCTCGGGGCGCAATTCCGAGTGGCTCGCAGCGTACCCGCCCGGGCGCTTGGCTGGCCCGAGGACCGCCGGTATAAGCAGAAACGAAGCAAATCCCTTCTTACGTTAAGGTCCGTAATGGACCGGAGCCGCCCCCCGATGCACATCGAAACCCTCAAGATCTTCTGCGACGTCGTCGAGAACCAGAGCTTCTCGCTGGCGGCGTCCCAGAACTTCATCACGCAGTCGGCGGTCAGCCAGCAGATCCGCGGGCTCGAGGAGCGCTACGGCAAGCGGCTGCTCGAGCGCAAGCGCGGCAGCGTGCGCCCGACGGCGGCCGGCGAGATCCTGCACCGTTCCTGCCGTGAGATCCTCCACAGCTTCAACGAGATGGAAGCCCAGCTCCAGGGCCTGAGCAACGTCGTCACCGGCAGCATCCGCGTCGGTACCGTGCACAGCATCGGGCTGTACGAGCTGTCCGAGCCGCTCAAGCACTACTTCGCCGATTTCCCGCACGTCAACGTCTACCTCGAGTACGACCGCGCCAGCCACGTCTACGAGCAGGTGCTGCGCGGCAACGTCGACCTCGGCATCGTCGCGTATCCGACGGCACGCGCGCAGATCACCGTGCTCGATTTCCGCACCGACCGCCTCGTGATCGTCTGCTCTCCCGATCATCCGCTCGCCGACAAGCAGAAGATCTCCGTCACCGACCTCGACGGCGAAAAAGTCGTCGGCTTCGAAAAGGGCATCCCGACGCGCCTGGCGCTGGACCGGCTGTTCAGTGAGAAGCAGGTGGTGGTCCAGTATGTCGCCGAGCTCGACAACATCGAGATGGTCAAGCGCCTCGTCGAAGTCGGCGCCGGCCTTGCGATCATTCCGGACAAGGCGTGTGCCCACGAGATCCAGGCCGGCACGCTGGTGAGGGTCGAGCTGAACGACCGCGGCATCACCAGGCCGATCGGCATCATCTACCGCACCGGCAAGCACTTCAGTCCGGCGGTGGAGCGGTTCGTCGAATACCTGCAGTCCGACTCGAAGCGAGGCGGCGCGCGCGCCGCGGGCTAGTAGGGTCAGGCACCAGCGCGCATCGACCGGGCGCAGTCGCCGAGATGATGCGCGCTGGTGCCTGACCCTATCAGCGCAGCGCCGGGATCACTTCGCGGGCAAACAGCGAGAGCGTCTCGTCCATGCCGAGGTCGCCGAACATCACCGCGAAATCGGTGACGCCGCGTGCGATCTTCGCGCGAAGCCCCGCAATGACGCGATCGGGAGTTCCGGCGACGGCGACTTTGTCGATGTCGGCGAAGCCGCCCAGCATCGCCTTGGCCATCTGCCGCTTGGCCTGGAACGCTTCCTCGTCGGCGCCGATGACGACCATCATCTGTTCGCTGACGACGATCTCGGAAACGTTGCGACCGACCTCGCGGCAGTGCGACGCCAGCACGCCGTGCAGCCTCTCGACTTCGTGGGCCGAGCTCATCGGGCAGTTCCAGCGCTGCGCGAAGCGCGCCACCAGGCGCAGCAGCTTTTTTTCGCCGGCGCCGCCGATCGTGATCGGAAGCGGATCCTGCAGGGGTTTCGGATTGTTCGGCGCATCGTCGACGCGGTAGTGGCGTCCGGCAAAGCTCGCGCGCTTTTCGCCGAGCATGCGCGTGACGATCTCGAGCCCCTCCTCGAGCTGGGCAAGACGGGTTCCCATCGGCGGGAAGTCGTAACCGTAGGCCTTGTATTCCTCGTCCATCCAGCCGGCGCCGATACCGAGCTCGATGCGGCCGCCGCTCAACTGGTCGGCGGTCGCGACGATCTTCGCGAGCAACGCCGGGTTCCGGTACGAGTTGCAGGTCACCATGAGCCCGAGCCTCAGCGTCGTCGTCGCCTGCGACAGCGCGGCCAGTGTGGTCCACCCTTCGAGGAAATCGAGGTCCTGCATCCCGCGCGCCCAGAAATGGTCGACGAGCCAGAGGCCGTCGAAGCCGAGCTTTTCGGCCAGGCAGGCGCGCTCGCGCAGCATCGCCCACGGAAAGCCGGCCTGGGGAAGAAACAGGGAGAACGTCGCTCGTCGGGGGTTCGTCATGCGCCGATCCTAACGGGCGTGGGCCACGCAGCAAAGACGGGGTTGGCCGGGCTTGGGACCGCCGCTTTGCGGCCGTAGAATCGCGAGCATGACGCGGCCAAAACCGCAGAAGCCGCAGCGCACGCGCGAAGAGCCGCCCGTCAGGAGCGCCTCGTCGCTGCTGCCGACGCCGGCCTTCCACACTCCGTTTCGCGACCTCGCCCAGGCCTTTTCCACTCGTGCGCCGGCGCCTCCCGCGCGGCCGGCGGTCCGATCCGGTGGCGCGGCAGCTTCGCCGACGCGCCCTGACCCCCTCGCCGAAGCACCACGGGAGGGCGGGGCCGAGCCGCCGCTGACGGATGCCGAAGCCCTCGCGCTGTCGGTGGCCGGTGCAGCGCGGTTGTCGTCCCTTTCGCCGCGGGTACGCATCCGGCGCCGTCCCGACTTGTCCCACATCCAAGAGAAGCGCCGTGAGGACGTCGAGGCGATGGCCCGCGCAGAGGGTTTCGACATCACGCACGAGGATCTTTACGTGCGCGGTCGCGCAAGCGGTGTCAGCCGTGAGCTTCTCGCGCGCCTGGAGCGGGGCGAATTCCCGATCTCTGCACACCTCGATCTTCACGGCATGCCTCTGGAAGACGCGCGGCGCGCCGTCGACGAATTCCTCGTGAACCAGCAGAAACGGGGCCATCGCTGCGTGCTGCTGGTCACGGGGAAGGGAAAAAACTCGCCTCGCGGGCACGGCGTGCTGCGCGAAAGCGTTCCCGAATGGCTCGCGCGAGGTCCGAGCGCGAGGCGCGTGCTCGCATTCGCGAGTGCGAGGCCGTGTGACGGCGGTCTCGGT is from Candidatus Binatia bacterium and encodes:
- a CDS encoding D-alanine--D-alanine ligase family protein is translated as MRGTRKALHVLLLVGGRSAEHPISLRSGATVLSALREAGHRVTLVGITRQGLWTVGAGFEAQLERARSAILELDAAGAATVALVWTGAATRLVSVDEAALGAAADPVDVVFPILHGPNGEDGTVQGLLELVRVPYVGAGPAASAIAMDKLAMKMLCAGAGIPQVEFFSAGDGDGDAIDRKVRGAFGYPCYVKPANLGSSVGVSRVRDLSELGPALAEARRHDDRVLVERGCEAREIEIGILGSKPGELSPVGEILPADGIYDFDSKYVDTSAGLRAPTEIPSDALSRLHEVAFAAWELIGGRGMARIDFFLEKKTGQVLLNEINTIPGFTSISMYPRLWAAAGLPAPQLVDRLLELALARR
- a CDS encoding LysR family transcriptional regulator, producing MHIETLKIFCDVVENQSFSLAASQNFITQSAVSQQIRGLEERYGKRLLERKRGSVRPTAAGEILHRSCREILHSFNEMEAQLQGLSNVVTGSIRVGTVHSIGLYELSEPLKHYFADFPHVNVYLEYDRASHVYEQVLRGNVDLGIVAYPTARAQITVLDFRTDRLVIVCSPDHPLADKQKISVTDLDGEKVVGFEKGIPTRLALDRLFSEKQVVVQYVAELDNIEMVKRLVEVGAGLAIIPDKACAHEIQAGTLVRVELNDRGITRPIGIIYRTGKHFSPAVERFVEYLQSDSKRGGARAAG
- a CDS encoding TIGR03560 family F420-dependent LLM class oxidoreductase; translation: MTNPRRATFSLFLPQAGFPWAMLRERACLAEKLGFDGLWLVDHFWARGMQDLDFLEGWTTLAALSQATTTLRLGLMVTCNSYRNPALLAKIVATADQLSGGRIELGIGAGWMDEEYKAYGYDFPPMGTRLAQLEEGLEIVTRMLGEKRASFAGRHYRVDDAPNNPKPLQDPLPITIGGAGEKKLLRLVARFAQRWNCPMSSAHEVERLHGVLASHCREVGRNVSEIVVSEQMMVVIGADEEAFQAKRQMAKAMLGGFADIDKVAVAGTPDRVIAGLRAKIARGVTDFAVMFGDLGMDETLSLFAREVIPALR
- a CDS encoding Smr/MutS family protein, which gives rise to MTRPKPQKPQRTREEPPVRSASSLLPTPAFHTPFRDLAQAFSTRAPAPPARPAVRSGGAAASPTRPDPLAEAPREGGAEPPLTDAEALALSVAGAARLSSLSPRVRIRRRPDLSHIQEKRREDVEAMARAEGFDITHEDLYVRGRASGVSRELLARLERGEFPISAHLDLHGMPLEDARRAVDEFLVNQQKRGHRCVLLVTGKGKNSPRGHGVLRESVPEWLARGPSARRVLAFASARPCDGGLGALVVLMRGGSSSKNRIDVERGGPGPLT